In Mesotoga infera, the sequence AGATAAATACTGAGAGGGCACAAGGTCGACAGTTTCCAGTGTAATATCTTCAGGAGAATTGATGGCTTCTCCGGCAAATGCCGACATGTACTTGTAGATATCGGTAACAGGTGAATTAGAGACCAGGGCTCTTATTCTGGAATCGTGAGCCGCGGCCCTAAGAGAGAAATACCCTCCGAGACTTATGCCGTACAGCGCGAGTCTTGATGGATCGACATCCTCCTTCGACAAGACATAATCGACAACTTTGGAAATTGGAACTTCGTAGTCCGGACGCAACGGAGTCTCGGGCGAGAACCTTCTCATTCCAACCTGCCCGGGACCGTCGAAGAGAACAACCGCGTAACCCCTCTGCAAAGCGGCCGAGCCTGCCTGGAAATACATCTCTTCCGATGTCCCGTCAAAACCACTGATCATCATTATCGTCTTCTTCTTGCCGCCAGTCGTTGGAGCAATCCAGTACGCCGGAATGAAATCCTCACCGTAGGGTATTCTCTCAGCTTCGAACTGAATTTCAGTCGTTCTGAAAGCATATACAAAGCAATCTCTGCTTTCCATTCCAATGTATCTTGTCTTCGAATCTCTGGGATCGCCAAAGTACTCGGCAGCCCTGAAATAGCTTGCCGCCCTCAAGAATTCCTGCCTCGCGCTCTCGTTATTGCCTTTCTGAAGAACCATGAGGGCATGATTTTTCAGCCTTGCTGCGAGTTCCTTGAATGACTTTACCCATGACTCCGGATCTTCGCAATCTATATGTGTTACAAGCGAGAGGATCTCCCCAACCGTTCCCCCTTCATAGGAAACCGCACCGAGAGATCTGTAAAGTTGAAAATCGAATTCGACATCACGTAGTATTCTGACATCCAGCGAGCCTCTCGAAACTCTTCTAGAATTGTCCCCCATATAGCACCTCCTAGAAAACCCTTTCTCAAATAATACTATCAGAAAAGAGTTCTATTACCGAAGCGAAGGCGTTCTTGAGAGAGTGATAATGCAACGTGAATCTGATATCATCAGACTGGAGGTGATCATGTGAAGAGAGTGATGGTGATTCTTATACTTCTTGTGACTGCGTTTGCCTTTTCGTGGTCAGGGCACGACGCGCTCACTTATATTATTGTTTCGCAGTATGAGGATGATTTCGATGAGTTCGTGGAAATCACCCCTTATTCATACGCCGATGTGGATACTCAGGAGTACAATCCGGTCATAGAGGGTTTCTACGATTATCTCGGCGAGAACTATCTGCCGGAAGAAGACCTCGACCTATACAGCGCAGTCTTCCCAAACCCAAAACCAGTTGACAATTTGGCACCCCTGTGGCAGATCCTTTCGGTCTATTCTTACGAGCCCGATCTAGGCATGGATAAGGGGTTAGAACTAAAGGGAATAGAGACGCTCCTCGGTGATAGCCAGGGGCTGAGGCACATGGAATACAGGATGCTTTTCTTCATTAGAGTTGGAGAAGTAACCGATGTGGTCCAGTATTTCAGCGATCTGGCCGAGATCGCTTATTCTAGAGGAGACCATTATTGGGCATACCGTTTCATGGGTAGAGCAATGCACTATCTTGAAGATGTCGGTCAGCCATTCCATACTTTCCCGGCACCACTCTTCGAGCTGGTGAAGCTGCCGTTCAATATGGACAAGTGGCTGGCTGTATTTG encodes:
- a CDS encoding phospholipase gives rise to the protein MKRVMVILILLVTAFAFSWSGHDALTYIIVSQYEDDFDEFVEITPYSYADVDTQEYNPVIEGFYDYLGENYLPEEDLDLYSAVFPNPKPVDNLAPLWQILSVYSYEPDLGMDKGLELKGIETLLGDSQGLRHMEYRMLFFIRVGEVTDVVQYFSDLAEIAYSRGDHYWAYRFMGRAMHYLEDVGQPFHTFPAPLFELVKLPFNMDKWLAVFANYHFAYDFYGGYLLWEEYEPLVEALREVSPKEIRDPKQAAVSLRRYSRSKLSSVYYELKRSMGDELENPEAVWLGKTYFDDLNNAGETVKLNSLSVEILKETASYVKGYINYMLARFAEIDSKS
- a CDS encoding alpha/beta hydrolase, producing MGDNSRRVSRGSLDVRILRDVEFDFQLYRSLGAVSYEGGTVGEILSLVTHIDCEDPESWVKSFKELAARLKNHALMVLQKGNNESARQEFLRAASYFRAAEYFGDPRDSKTRYIGMESRDCFVYAFRTTEIQFEAERIPYGEDFIPAYWIAPTTGGKKKTIMMISGFDGTSEEMYFQAGSAALQRGYAVVLFDGPGQVGMRRFSPETPLRPDYEVPISKVVDYVLSKEDVDPSRLALYGISLGGYFSLRAAAHDSRIRALVSNSPVTDIYKYMSAFAGEAINSPEDITLETVDLVPSQYLSKAQKLQLVNIMLRYGEDSMFRAFERMRDFVVGNAIKSIQVPFLAMVGEGEGEEALIQAREASDNVSGKSTMRIFKKQEGADSHCQVTNLPLSNSVLLDWLDDVFGAET